TGAAGCAATTGAGAATAGCCGTTATACTTCCACTAGTTGTCAAGGGAACCGTTAACAGCCTTGTTCTCATCGGCGAGAAGCTCACGCGTGAAGCCTTCACAAAGGAAGATATGGACCTTCTGAAGACCCTGGCAAATCAGGCATCTGTCGCCGTGGAAAACGCCCGTTTGTACTCATCAATGGAAGTAGTGGTTGCCGAACAGACCCGCGAGCTTCACGAGAAGAACCGCCACCTGCAGGACTTACTTAAGATGAAGTCGGAGTTTCTTTCCATTGCGTCACACCAACTGCGAACGCCTTTGACCGCTATCCGAGGCCTTCTCTCCATGCAGGCAGACGGCGACCTCGACAAACTACCGGCCCAGGAACGGAAAAACGCCCAGCTGCATATGCTGGAGTCGGCTAACCGCCTGTCGAATATCGTGAACGACTTACTCGACGCGATGGAACTTGAAGGCGGCAATCTCAATTTCAAGTTCGCGACGGCCAACTTGATCGAGATCATTGAAAACACGATCTCTGAGCTCAAGCCCAATTACGACCGTAAAGGCCTGTACCTGAATTTCCGCCCACCGACAAAGAAGATAACGATTGAGTCCGACTCCAGAATGCTCCGCGAAGCTCTCGAAAATGTCATAGACAACGCCGAAAAGTACACTAACAAGGGCGGTGTGGACATCGGTTTGACCGTCGACGCAAAGAAGGTTACAATCGCCGTCAGGGACACCGGCATCGGTATCCCCGAGACCGATAAGCCGCGCCTGTTTCTGAAATTTTCGCGCGGAGAGAAATCGACTTTCCAACACACCGACGGCTCAGGACTTGGGCTTTTCATCGCCAGGAACGTCATACACGAGCATCATGGCGAGATTCAGCTCGACAGCCCCGGAGAAGGGAAAGGAACAACCGTGACGATCACCCTGCCGCTTCATCAGCCTAAAACCAAAGGAACGTAATTGCATGGACCCGACAAATGCCACCATCCTCCTGATAGAAGACGACCCCACCCTGATCGAGATGTATCAACTGAAGTTCCGGCTGTCCGGTCTGAAGTTGTTGGTCGCCACCGGCGGATACAACGGTCTCGACATGGTCAAAAAGGGGAAGCCTGACCTCGTGCTCTTGGACATCCGCATGGACGATCTGGACGGATTTGAGGTGCTGAAACGCATGAAGGCGGA
Above is a genomic segment from Candidatus Zixiibacteriota bacterium containing:
- a CDS encoding response regulator, whose amino-acid sequence is MDPTNATILLIEDDPTLIEMYQLKFRLSGLKLLVATGGYNGLDMVKKGKPDLVLLDIRMDDLDGFEVLKRMKADPALKDIPVYLLTNMGEKDSAEKGKQLGAEAYVMKAKLTPQDVVDMVSLRLKKL